A DNA window from Mucilaginibacter xinganensis contains the following coding sequences:
- a CDS encoding 30S ribosomal protein THX — protein sequence MGKGDKKTRKGKIAMGSYGKTRPHNFKKTTTAPVAVAEEKK from the coding sequence ATGGGAAAAGGCGATAAAAAAACACGAAAAGGAAAAATTGCAATGGGGTCATACGGTAAAACCAGGCCACATAACTTCAAGAAAACTACAACCGCCCCGGTTGCCGTAGCCGAAGAAAAGAAATAA